A stretch of Pseudomonas sp. FeN3W DNA encodes these proteins:
- the tnpA gene encoding IS200/IS605 family transposase, translating into MEISSLKTVNHSAYRLYYHLVLVMKYRHKCLNSAMLMRMEELFGDLLVKWDGRLVEFGGEGDHVHLLFETAPTTKLSDLVKNLKSVTARKMRQEFAEELAPYYWKPYFWNHAYALISVGGRANIETLLKYIENQDDPRKLG; encoded by the coding sequence GTGGAGATTTCAAGCCTTAAAACCGTCAATCACAGTGCTTACAGGCTCTATTACCATTTGGTGTTGGTAATGAAGTATCGGCACAAGTGCCTGAACTCAGCCATGCTAATGCGCATGGAGGAGTTATTTGGCGACCTGCTGGTCAAATGGGATGGTCGCCTGGTGGAATTTGGTGGTGAAGGTGACCACGTACACCTACTGTTCGAAACAGCGCCGACCACCAAATTGTCAGACCTGGTGAAGAACCTGAAATCGGTGACGGCACGCAAAATGCGGCAGGAGTTTGCGGAAGAGCTAGCGCCCTATTATTGGAAGCCCTATTTCTGGAATCACGCCTACGCGTTAATCAGTGTCGGCGGCAGAGCCAATATCGAAACCTTGCTGAAGTACATCGAAAACCAAGATGATCCTCGCAAGCTCGGATAG